From a region of the Rhodococcus sp. 4CII genome:
- a CDS encoding PH domain-containing protein, whose amino-acid sequence MTDPIFDKSEQLKQVQQGILPGETIIAVYDCIGAGTGFLAITNLRVVIQDKSFVGKRTAITSIPYKNIRSVSFLSNKSWAGQFFSSSSIAVDVAQTTYEADFRGMDKAHHVHTVILQHIT is encoded by the coding sequence GTGACCGATCCGATCTTCGACAAGTCGGAACAACTGAAGCAGGTGCAGCAGGGGATCCTTCCCGGTGAGACGATCATCGCCGTGTACGACTGCATCGGCGCGGGCACCGGCTTCCTCGCCATCACGAATCTGCGCGTCGTCATTCAGGACAAGAGCTTCGTCGGGAAGCGCACCGCGATCACGTCCATTCCGTACAAGAACATCCGGTCCGTCTCGTTCCTCAGCAACAAGTCGTGGGCCGGCCAGTTCTTCTCCTCCAGCAGCATCGCCGTCGACGTCGCCCAGACCACGTACGAGGCCGACTTCCGCGGCATGGACAAGGCCCACCACGTCCACACGGTGATTCTCCAGCACATCACGTGA
- a CDS encoding TetR/AcrR family transcriptional regulator, which yields MCAAKVAAVSTGTGRQVILDSAVANMNERGYHGTSMRDIARGADITVASIYHHFASKQEILQDIMVRALHDAIAMTRGALLRSGGVPADQLQSLVRAWVMFHTTRQRDAMVGATEIRSLDDAGRRLVVALRDEQEHLFRDVIERGVEEGDFGTEYPRDAVRGIINMGQSVCTWWHADGPMTPEELAERYADLALAMVKPVARSQ from the coding sequence ATGTGCGCTGCAAAGGTGGCCGCGGTGAGCACGGGCACCGGGCGGCAGGTGATCCTCGATTCCGCGGTCGCGAACATGAACGAACGCGGCTATCACGGCACCTCCATGCGCGACATCGCCCGCGGCGCCGACATCACCGTCGCATCGATCTACCACCACTTCGCGTCGAAGCAGGAGATTCTGCAGGACATCATGGTGCGCGCGCTCCACGACGCCATCGCGATGACCCGCGGTGCGCTGCTGCGGTCGGGGGGCGTCCCCGCCGACCAGCTGCAGTCGCTGGTGCGGGCCTGGGTCATGTTCCACACCACCCGGCAACGGGACGCGATGGTCGGTGCCACCGAGATCCGCAGCCTCGATGACGCCGGCCGTCGGCTCGTCGTGGCTCTTCGCGACGAGCAGGAACACCTGTTCCGCGACGTCATCGAGCGGGGCGTCGAGGAGGGCGACTTCGGGACGGAATACCCGAGGGACGCCGTCCGCGGCATCATCAACATGGGCCAGTCGGTGTGCACGTGGTGGCACGCAGACGGACCGATGACCCCCGAGGAACTCGCCGAGCGCTACGCCGACCTGGCCCTCGCGATGGTGAAACCGGTCGCCCGATCACAATGA
- a CDS encoding YihY/virulence factor BrkB family protein — translation MKFARRLDALQQKYPAMGFPIAVTYKFLDDQGVYLAALIAYYGFISLFPLLLLLSTVLGFVLSGRPDLQQDIIDSALSQFPVIGADLADPHRIGGGVTGLVIGLVGALYGGLGVALACQNAMNTAWSVPRNMRPDPIRGRLRGLLLLGTIGLAVLGTAAVAAVGAATHLSGSFAVILMLAAITINSAIFVLAFRLATARPLSVADVAPGAVAAAVLWQVLQSFGAYYVSKVVSTASVTNGVFAVVLGLLAFLFLAAAAIVVCVEINVVRVDRLHPRALLVPFTDNTELADGDKRTFTDQAKAQRAVPHEGIHVTFDELSGTMDETTPTSKEEP, via the coding sequence ATGAAATTCGCCAGAAGACTCGACGCTCTCCAGCAGAAGTACCCGGCGATGGGATTCCCGATCGCCGTCACGTACAAGTTCCTCGACGATCAGGGCGTGTATCTCGCGGCGTTGATCGCGTATTACGGGTTCATCTCGCTGTTCCCCCTGCTGCTTCTGCTGTCCACGGTGCTCGGGTTCGTGCTGTCCGGGCGTCCCGACCTGCAGCAGGACATCATCGACTCGGCGCTGAGCCAGTTCCCGGTGATCGGAGCCGACCTGGCCGACCCGCACCGGATCGGCGGCGGCGTGACGGGCCTGGTGATCGGGCTGGTCGGTGCTCTCTACGGCGGCCTCGGCGTGGCACTGGCCTGCCAGAACGCGATGAACACGGCGTGGTCGGTTCCCCGGAACATGCGGCCCGACCCGATCCGCGGCCGGTTGCGGGGTCTGCTGTTGCTCGGCACGATCGGGCTCGCCGTGCTCGGCACGGCCGCCGTCGCCGCGGTCGGCGCCGCGACGCATCTGTCCGGATCGTTCGCCGTGATCCTGATGCTCGCCGCGATCACGATCAATTCCGCGATCTTCGTCCTCGCATTCCGACTCGCCACCGCCCGCCCGCTGTCGGTCGCCGACGTCGCGCCCGGCGCCGTCGCGGCTGCCGTGTTGTGGCAGGTGCTCCAATCGTTCGGTGCGTACTACGTGAGCAAGGTGGTGAGTACGGCGTCGGTGACGAACGGGGTGTTCGCCGTCGTGCTCGGACTGCTGGCGTTCCTGTTCCTCGCCGCCGCGGCGATCGTGGTGTGCGTGGAGATCAACGTCGTCCGCGTCGACAGGCTGCACCCGCGGGCGCTGCTCGTGCCGTTCACCGACAACACCGAACTCGCGGACGGCGACAAGCGGACGTTCACCGACCAGGCGAAGGCGCAGCGCGCGGTTCCGCACGAGGGAATCCACGTCACGTTCGACGAACTTTCTGGGACGATGGACGAGACCACACCGACGTCGAAGGAGGAGCCGTGA